A genomic segment from Chelonoidis abingdonii isolate Lonesome George chromosome 24, CheloAbing_2.0, whole genome shotgun sequence encodes:
- the OLFM1 gene encoding noelin isoform X2, producing MPGTWNCVQEMQPTSKLLSLFFLLLMGTELTQVLPTNPEESWQVYSSAQDSEGRCICTVVAPQQTMCSRDARTKQLRQLLEKVQNMSQSIEVLDRRTQRDLQYVEKMENQMKGLESKFKQVEESHKQHLARQFKAIKAKMEELRPLIPVLEEYKADAKLVLQFKEEVQNLTSVLNELQEEIGAYDYEELQNRVSNLEERLRACMQKLACGKLTGISDPVTIKTSGSRFGSWMTDPLAPEGENKVWYMDSYHNNRFVREYKSMSDFMNTDNFTSHRLPHPWSGTGQVVYNGSIYFNKYQSHIIIRFDLKTESILKTRSLDYAGYNNMYHYAWGGHSDIDLMVDENGLWAVYATNQNAGNIVISKLDPNTLQSLQTWNTSYPKRSAGEAFIICGTLYVTNGYSGGTKVHYAYQTNASTYEYIDIPFQNKYSHISMLDYNPKDRALYAWNNGHQILYNVTLFHVIRSDEL from the exons GTGTTGCCTACCAACCCAGAGGAAAGCTGGCAGGTCTACAGCTCTGCCCAAGACAGCGAGGGACGGTGTATATGCACAGTGGTGGCTCCCCAACAGACGATGTGCTCACGTGATGCCAGGACAAAGCAGCTGAGGCAGCTCTTAGAAAAG GTGCAGAATATGTCTCAGTCAATAGAGGTATTGGACAGGCGAACTCAAAGAGACTTACAATATGTAGAGAAGATGGAGAACCAGATGAAAGGGTTGGAATCGAAATTCAAGCAAGTGGAAGAGAGTCACAAACAACACCTGGCAAGACAGTTTAAG GCAATAAAAGCGAAAATGGAGGAACTTAGGCCTTTGATACCAGTGTTGGAAGAGTACAAAGCCGATGCAAAATTGGTATTGCAGTTTAAAGAGGAGGTCCAGAATCTGACGTCAGTTCTAAACGAACTCCAGGAGGAGATTGGCGCCTATGACTACGAAGAGCTTCAGAACAGAGTGTCAAATCTTGAAGAAAGGCTCCGTGCATGCATGCAAAAATTAG CTTGTGGGAAGCTGACAGGAATAAGTGACCCAGTCACAATAAAAACCTCTGGATCAAGGTTTGGATCATGGATGACAGATCCTTTAGCTCCAGAAGGTGAAAACAAG GTCTGGTATATGGATAGCTACCACAACAACCGCTTTGTCCGAGAGTACAAAAGCATGTCAGATTTCATGAATACAGACAATTTCACCTCTCACCGTCTCCCTCACCCCTGGTCTGGCACTGGCCAAGTGGTCTACAATGGCTCGATCTATTTCAACAAATACCAAAGCCACATAATCATCAGGTTTGATTTGAAAACAGAAAGCATCCTCAAGACCCGCAGCCTGGATTACGCTGGCTACAACAACATGTACCACTACGCCTGGGGGGGCCATTCTGACATTGACCTCATGGTGGATGAAAATGGCTTGTGGGCTGTCTATGCTACCAATCAAAACGCGGGGAACATTGTTATTAGCAAGCTGGACCCCAACACCCTGCAGAGCCTGCAGACCTGGAACACCAGCTACCCGAAACGCAGCGCCGGCGAGGCCTTTATCATCTGCGGTACGCTCTACGTCACCAACGGGTACTCAGGAGGAACCAAGGTGCACTATGCTTACCAGACCAATGCCTCTACTTACGAGTACATTGATATCCCATTCCAAAACAAATACTCACACATTTCCATGTTAGACTACAACCCGAAGGACCGAGCCCTCTACGCTTGGAACAACGGGCATCAGATACTTTACAACGTCACCCTCTTCCACGTCATCAGGTCTGATGAATTGTAG
- the OLFM1 gene encoding noelin isoform X1, with the protein MSVPLLKIGVVLSTMAMITNWMSQTLPSLVGLNTTKLTAASGGTLDRSTGVLPTNPEESWQVYSSAQDSEGRCICTVVAPQQTMCSRDARTKQLRQLLEKVQNMSQSIEVLDRRTQRDLQYVEKMENQMKGLESKFKQVEESHKQHLARQFKAIKAKMEELRPLIPVLEEYKADAKLVLQFKEEVQNLTSVLNELQEEIGAYDYEELQNRVSNLEERLRACMQKLACGKLTGISDPVTIKTSGSRFGSWMTDPLAPEGENKVWYMDSYHNNRFVREYKSMSDFMNTDNFTSHRLPHPWSGTGQVVYNGSIYFNKYQSHIIIRFDLKTESILKTRSLDYAGYNNMYHYAWGGHSDIDLMVDENGLWAVYATNQNAGNIVISKLDPNTLQSLQTWNTSYPKRSAGEAFIICGTLYVTNGYSGGTKVHYAYQTNASTYEYIDIPFQNKYSHISMLDYNPKDRALYAWNNGHQILYNVTLFHVIRSDEL; encoded by the exons ATGTCGGTGCCTTTGCTCAAGATCGGAGTCGTGCTGAGCACCATGGCCATGATCACCAACTGGATGTCGCAGACGCTGCCCTCCCTGGTGGGGCTGAACACCACCAAGCTAACCGCAGCCTCGGGGGGCACCTTGGACAGGAGCACGGGG GTGTTGCCTACCAACCCAGAGGAAAGCTGGCAGGTCTACAGCTCTGCCCAAGACAGCGAGGGACGGTGTATATGCACAGTGGTGGCTCCCCAACAGACGATGTGCTCACGTGATGCCAGGACAAAGCAGCTGAGGCAGCTCTTAGAAAAG GTGCAGAATATGTCTCAGTCAATAGAGGTATTGGACAGGCGAACTCAAAGAGACTTACAATATGTAGAGAAGATGGAGAACCAGATGAAAGGGTTGGAATCGAAATTCAAGCAAGTGGAAGAGAGTCACAAACAACACCTGGCAAGACAGTTTAAG GCAATAAAAGCGAAAATGGAGGAACTTAGGCCTTTGATACCAGTGTTGGAAGAGTACAAAGCCGATGCAAAATTGGTATTGCAGTTTAAAGAGGAGGTCCAGAATCTGACGTCAGTTCTAAACGAACTCCAGGAGGAGATTGGCGCCTATGACTACGAAGAGCTTCAGAACAGAGTGTCAAATCTTGAAGAAAGGCTCCGTGCATGCATGCAAAAATTAG CTTGTGGGAAGCTGACAGGAATAAGTGACCCAGTCACAATAAAAACCTCTGGATCAAGGTTTGGATCATGGATGACAGATCCTTTAGCTCCAGAAGGTGAAAACAAG GTCTGGTATATGGATAGCTACCACAACAACCGCTTTGTCCGAGAGTACAAAAGCATGTCAGATTTCATGAATACAGACAATTTCACCTCTCACCGTCTCCCTCACCCCTGGTCTGGCACTGGCCAAGTGGTCTACAATGGCTCGATCTATTTCAACAAATACCAAAGCCACATAATCATCAGGTTTGATTTGAAAACAGAAAGCATCCTCAAGACCCGCAGCCTGGATTACGCTGGCTACAACAACATGTACCACTACGCCTGGGGGGGCCATTCTGACATTGACCTCATGGTGGATGAAAATGGCTTGTGGGCTGTCTATGCTACCAATCAAAACGCGGGGAACATTGTTATTAGCAAGCTGGACCCCAACACCCTGCAGAGCCTGCAGACCTGGAACACCAGCTACCCGAAACGCAGCGCCGGCGAGGCCTTTATCATCTGCGGTACGCTCTACGTCACCAACGGGTACTCAGGAGGAACCAAGGTGCACTATGCTTACCAGACCAATGCCTCTACTTACGAGTACATTGATATCCCATTCCAAAACAAATACTCACACATTTCCATGTTAGACTACAACCCGAAGGACCGAGCCCTCTACGCTTGGAACAACGGGCATCAGATACTTTACAACGTCACCCTCTTCCACGTCATCAGGTCTGATGAATTGTAG